The following coding sequences lie in one Ictalurus furcatus strain D&B chromosome 7, Billie_1.0, whole genome shotgun sequence genomic window:
- the LOC128610352 gene encoding carcinoembryonic antigen-related cell adhesion molecule 5-like — protein sequence MLRDCNCLSVCYLSIARPKPVVKIQPAERVFLGETVTLTCEIQTSGSTWQYHWYRDNTELSDAAGKKTYTISDIKDSDKGDYTCYGTKSSDPKYTQTSDGVTLTVSENPKPELTSDLKGAVMMGNSVNLSCTLKLQSDGWKFYWIKPTQSTETETETHSYTIRSVSVSDGGQYKCRAGRGNPVYYTHYSDALWVNVTGEYVHCPEHCLSVCVCVCVCVCVCLLCAYCMLYV from the exons ATGTTGAGAGACTGTAATTGTTTAAGTGTTTGTTATCTTTCTATAGCGAGACCAAAGCCTGTAGTGAAAATACAGCCAGCTGAGCGCGTGTTCCTTGGGGAGACCGTCACTCTCACATGTGAGATTCAGACTAGCGGCAGTACCTGGCAGTATCACTGGTATAGGGATAACACAGAACTCAGTGATGCTGcaggaaagaaaacatacacaatcTCTGATATTAAAGACTCTGATAAAGGTGATTATACATGTTATGGAACAAAGTCATCAGACCCTAAATACACACAGACCAGTGATGGTGTTACACTGACTGTATCAG AAAATCCTAAACCTGAACTCACATCAGACCTTAAAGGAGCTGTAATGATGGGAAACTCAGTGAATCTGTCCTGTACACTGAAGCTGCAGTCTgatggatggaagttttactggatcaaacccacacagagcactgagactgagactgaaaCACACTCCTACACCATCAGATCAGTTAGTGTCTCTGATGGAGGTCAGTACAAGTGCAGAGCTGGAAGAGGAAACCCAgtctactacacacactacagtgatgCACTCTGGGTAAATGTTACTGGTGAGTATGTGCACTGTCCAGAacattgtctgtctgtgtgtgtgtgtgtgtgtgtgtgtgtgtgtgtgtgtcttttatgTGCATATTGCATGCTCTATGTATAG